From the Arthrobacter sp. PM3 genome, one window contains:
- the rpsL gene encoding 30S ribosomal protein S12, with amino-acid sequence MPTINQLVRKGRTPKVSKTKAPALKGSPMRRGVCTRVYTTTPKKPNSALRKVARVRLNGGIEVTAYIPGVGHNLQEHSIVLVRGGRVKDLPGVRYKIVRGALDTQGVKNRKQARSRYGAKMEKK; translated from the coding sequence GTGCCTACGATTAACCAGCTGGTCCGCAAGGGCCGCACGCCTAAGGTCTCCAAGACCAAGGCTCCCGCGCTTAAGGGCAGCCCGATGCGCCGCGGTGTTTGCACCCGCGTTTACACGACGACCCCGAAGAAGCCGAACTCGGCTCTGCGTAAGGTTGCACGTGTGCGCCTCAACGGTGGCATTGAAGTCACCGCTTACATCCCCGGTGTAGGCCACAACCTGCAGGAGCACTCCATTGTGCTCGTCCGCGGCGGCCGTGTGAAGGACCTTCCGGGTGTCCGCTACAAGATCGTCCGTGGCGCCCTCGATACCCAGGGTGTCAAGAACCGTAAGCAGGCCCGCAGCCGCTACGGCGCAAAGATGGAGAAGAAGTAA